The bacterium genome segment CACTCGGAGGAGGGGACATGGGCATATTCTTTGTGACGGTGGGACTCATCGCACTGGCGGTGGTGTTCACGATCGTTCTGTACAACGGCCTGGTCACCAGCCGGAACCGCTACAAGAACGCGTACGCGCAAATCGACGTGCAATTGAAGCGCCGGTACGACCTGATTCCGAATCTCGTCGAGACGGCGCGCGGCTACCTGAAGCACGAACGCGAAACGCTCGAGGCCGTCATCGCCGCGCGCGGCGCCGCGGTGAACGCGGGAGGGCGCGCGGCGCAATCGCCGGGCGATCCGGGCGCGATGAGCGGGCTCATGCAGGCCGAGTCGATGCTCGGCGGCGCGCTCGGCCGGCTCATGGC includes the following:
- a CDS encoding LemA family protein, with product MGIFFVTVGLIALAVVFTIVLYNGLVTSRNRYKNAYAQIDVQLKRRYDLIPNLVETARGYLKHERETLEAVIAARGAAVNAGGRAAQSPGDPGAMSGLMQAESMLGGALGRLMAVVEQYPDLKANETMAGLMEELTSTENKISFARQSFNDSVMSYNIDREKFPANVIAGMFNFGPAAQLEPIESADERKAPKVSFA